In Osmerus mordax isolate fOsmMor3 chromosome 24, fOsmMor3.pri, whole genome shotgun sequence, the following are encoded in one genomic region:
- the LOC136932595 gene encoding LOW QUALITY PROTEIN: transcriptional activator MN1-like (The sequence of the model RefSeq protein was modified relative to this genomic sequence to represent the inferred CDS: deleted 2 bases in 1 codon), which yields MFGLDQFGSQINSRNPGQSERNINQPRLNMSSHYKSPGFHSGGPTGAVEPGMGPLNEPPMLGLNMNMNGEQYGGFHPRGHSDMHASGGLQQQPQQGPMHGFFNNQQPHQGHPHGHQPHPHQHHPHFGGGFGGPDPGSSCLHGGRLMGYNNSGMGPQQGFGEGFDPLSEGQAGDGFSQQQQRSGNMPDFQHHGPPSGNHAVPAPCLPLDQSPNRAASFHGLPSSSSSSSESHGLEPRRMPNQGAVEGIEYNFPGEPPSGHFDVPVFSPSESDSQLPHFGAGRQVAGGSFPGNPAMPRTPGMQGITKGHQQPPSQPPQPPPPPQHGVFFERFGNGRKVPVGMEGPGVNSRHPLMQQQQQAGLIARQNCPPGLPRPPQPEPGSSNPNMLDGGVMMPGQHNQFEYPIHRLENRTLHPYGEPMFNMQQPAPPPPSQQPPNQRLQHFDSPYMNMAKRPRFEFPNAHGGEGCGTWGGGMHTPQGMENHLSPSSYPGLPGEFTPPVSDGFPPGPLQHAGPEQQSLQQRQNAAMMIKQMASRNQQQRMRQPSLQQLGHHGDVPQGPMVHGGPVGSMPQPGFDRENGGRMPGFEGHIPHVTQEHAWFPGSHPPGEMMAQRMGGTGGEAGAHDMGLPQNGAGMMFRPGINGMGMQEPMRIPGEGHGQALHSPGMHSQFGGNMGNLSQMQSPGSGVGHPNAPADRRPADFPAPPMGAQPTFPYGGGNRQGPPHSAPQGVNTSPGSYPPQSEFPPGQRSSVSKLGALSLGNFSKTSTKDNVFGQSCLAALSTACQNMIASLGAPNLNVTFNKKNQNEGKRKLSQNEQDINSSTANGTGSAAAPEYFQSGTSQNSQMPGTGNSSVKPAGQTQTSQGEASALSPNYNMDATPCSEGKATTGSGRGRGRRKRESGHVSPGIFFSSDNGNPVVSPGQQTPSAGVGERGVGTPHEKPLPSPSWGKGGDLMLGDQPDLMSSLDSGIQSVTKSDGSSPRVDFPDDVSAHYSNEDEVSSSSDAGGGLASKPSRGTLATSSPKLQRGEHCLMNGQKPMGMGLTNHTTSTPEGYGLNGGGGAGANGGGHPGTPGMEQVRTPSSTSGQDEIHPLEILQAQIQLQRQQFSISEDQPVAVKNGGKKNGDCPSQNGDNELASCSPDAGKNSMGTIDLDTLMAEQHATWYVPSDKAMMDGAEDDKAMAPWERTKGQSNGKEESDLSQSKPGGGGAAPGTGGGGGEGGSHLQCLSVHCTDELGDTKGGRGGPVSSWRSLHSDISNRFGTFVAALT from the coding sequence ATGTTTGGGCTGGATCAGTTTGGTTCTCAGATTAATAGCAGAAACCCTGGCCAGTCAGAAAGAAACATAAACCAACCAAGACTGAACATGAGCTCCCATTATAAAAGCCCCGGCTTTCATTCCGGTGGCCCGACGGGAGCCGTGGAGCCGGGCATGGGCCCGCTGAACGAGCCCCCGATGCTGGGGCTCAACATGAACATGAACGGGGAGCAGTACGGAGGATTTCACCCGCGGGGACACTCGGACATGCATGCGAGCGGCGGACTTCAACAACAGCCGCAACAGGGACCCATGCATGGATTTTTTAACAACCAGCAACCTCATCAAGGCCACCCTCACGGCCAtcagcctcacccccaccaacaccaccctcaCTTCGGCGGGGGCTTTggaggcccagacccaggctcATCCTGCCTGCATGGCGGCAGGCTAATGGGCTACAACAACAGTGGCATGGGACCCCAGCAGGGATTTGGAGAGGGCTTTGACCCCCTATCTGAAGGCCAGGCAGGGGACGGCTTCTCCCAGCAGCAGCAAAGATCTGGAAACATGCCCGACTTCCAGCATCACGGCCCCCCAAGTGGCAATCATGCAgtccctgctccctgcctccccctggacCAGTCTCCCAACCGGGCAGCATCCTTTCACGgcctgccctcctcttcctcctcctcctccgagtcCCACGGCCTGGAGCCTCGTCGGATGCCCAACCAGGGAGCCGTGGAGGGTATTGAGTATAACTTCCCCGGCGAGCCCCCGTCAGGGCACTTTGACGTTCCTGTGTTCTCCCCCTCAGAATCTGATTCTCAGTTGCCCCATTTCGGGGCAGGAAGGCAGGTGGCTGGCGGGAGTTTCCCTGGCAACCCCGCCATGCCTCGGACCCCGGGGATGCAGGGCATCACCAAAGGGCACCAACAGCCCCCCTCTcaacccccgcagcccccgcccccaccccagcACGGGGTGTTTTTCGAGCGGTTCGGTAACGGCCGTAAGGTGCCTGTGGGGATGGAGGGCCCGGGGGTGAACTCCAGACATCCCCTcatgcagcagcaacaacaggcTGGATTGATAGCCCGGCAGAActgcccccctggcctcccccggcccccccagcCTGAACCGGGGTCCTCCAACCCCAACATGCTGGATGGTGGGGTCATGATGCCAGGCCAACACAACCAGTTTGAATATCCCATTCACAGACTGGAGAATAGGACCCTGCACCCCTACGGAGAGCCCATGTTTAATATGCAACAGCCggcgccccctcctccctcccagcagccccccAACCAGAGGCTGCAACACTTTGACTCTCCCTACATGAACATGGCTAAAAGGCCCAGGTTCGAGTTCCCCAACGCGCACGGCGGGGAGGGCTGTGgaacgtggggggggggcatgcacACCCCACAGGGCATGGAGAACCACCTGTCCCCATCCTCCTACCCGGGCCTGCCCGGGGAGTTCACCCCGCCCGTGTCCGACGGGTTCCCCCCGGGCCCCCTCCAGCACGCCGGGCCGGAGCAGCAGTCCCTGCAGCAGAGGCAGAACGCCGCCATGATGATCAAGCAGATGGCGTCTCGGAACCAGCAGCAGAGGATGCGCCAGCCCAGCCTGCAGCAGCTGGGTCACCACGGCGACGTCCCCCAGGGCCCCATGGTGCACGGGGGCCCGGTGGGGAGCATGCCCCAGCCCGGCTTCGACCGGGAGAACGGAGGTCGGATGCCCGGCTTCGAGGGGCACATCCCCCACGTCACTCAGGAGCACGCCTGGTTCCCCGGGTCCCACCCTCCGGGAGAGATGATGGCGCAGCGCATGGGGGGAACCGGCGGTGAGGCCGGGGCTCACGACATGGGCCTGCCGCAGAACGGAGCCGGCATGATGTTCAGACCGGGCATCAACGGGATGGGCATGCAGGAGCCCATGAGGATACCGGGCGAAGGCCACGGACAGGCCCTCCACTCGCCCGGCATGCACTCTCAGTTTGGGGGAAACATGGGCAACCTATCCCAGATGCAGTCCCCTGGATCCGGGGTAGGGCACCCCAACGCCCCCGCTGACCGGAGGCCGGCCGACTTCCCCGCACCCCCTATGGGAGCGCAACCAACGTTTCCCTATGGGGGGGGCAACCGTCAGGGGCCTCCACACAGCGCTCCCCAGGGTgtgaacacctcaccagggagctACCCTCCGCAGTCTGAGTTCCCCCCGGGCCAGCGCTCCTCTGTCAGCAAGCTTGGGGCCCTTTCCCTTGGGAACTTCAGCAAAACCAGCACTAAAGACAATGTTTTCGGGCAGAGCTGCCTTGCGGCTCTCTCCACGGCCTGCCAGAACATGATCGCTAGCCTAGGGGCCCCTAACCTCAACGTAACGTTCAACAAGAAGAACCAAAACGAGGGCAAGCGAAAACTGAGTCAGAACGAGCAGGACATTAATAGCAGCACAGCCAATGGGACTGGCAGTGCTGCAGCGCCTGAGTATTTTCAGAGCGGCACTTCCCAGAACAGCCAGATGCCTGGCACCGGGAATAGCAGCGTTAAGCCTGCAGGTCAAACCCAGACGTCGCAGGGGGAAGCCAGTGCCCTCTCCCCAAATTACAACATGGACGCTACCCCATGCAGTGAGGGGAAAGCAACAAcagggagcgggagagggagagggaggaggaagagggagagtgggcaTGTGAGCCCtgggatttttttttcctctgaCAACGGCAACCCTGTTGTAAGTCCAGGCCAGCAGACACCATCAGCTGGCGttggggagaggggtgtggggacgCCCCACGAGAAACCCCTCCCGTCCCCCTCATGGGGTAAGGGAGGCGACCTGATGCTGGGGGACCAGCCAGACCTCATGTCCTCTCTGGACAGCGGCATCCAGAGCGTCACCAAATCGGACGGGAGCTCACCGCGCGTCGACTTCCCTGACGACGTCAGCGCCCACTACAGCAACGAGGACGAGGTGTCCTCCAGCTCGGACGCCGGCGGAGGCCTGGCCTCCAAGCCCAGCCGCGGCACGCTGGCAACCAGCTCTCCCAAGCTGCAGAGGGGCGAGCACTGCCTGATGAACGGACAGAAGCCCATGGGCATGGGCCTCACCAATCACACTACCTCGACGCCAGAAGGCTACGGACTGAACGGAGGTGGGGGCGCGGGGGCCAACGGAGGGGGTCACCCAGGCACTCCTGGGATGGAGCAGGTACGCACCCCCTCCAGCACCTCTGGCCAGGACGAGATCCACCCTCTGGAGATCCTGCAGGCCCAGATCCAGCTGCAGCGCCAGCAGTTCAGCATCTCGGAGGACCAGCCTGTGGCCGTGAAGAACGGTGGCAAAAAAAACGGAGACTGTCCGTCGCAGAATGGAGACAATGAGCTGGCGAGCTGCAGCCCGGACGCCGGGAAGAACTCAATGGGCACTATTGACCTTGACACACTGATGGCGGAGCAGCACGCCACCTGGTACGTACCCAGCGACAAGGCCATGATGGATGGGGCCGAAGATGACAAGGCCATGGCACCCTGGGAAAGAACAAAGGGCCAGAGCAACGGCAAAGAAG
- the LOC136932614 gene encoding phosphatidylinositol transfer protein beta isoform isoform X1 → MVLIREYRVVLPCTVEEYQVGQLFSVAEASKNETGGGEGIEVLKNEPYEKEGEKGQYTHKIYHLKSKVPAFVRMIAPEGSLVFHEKAWNAYPYCRTIVTNEYMKDDFFIKIETWHKPDLGTLENVHKLDPATWKSVEVVPIDIADGEQVSPEDYKQEEDPALFKSSKTGRGPLGPNWKKELAVKTDCPRMCAYKLVTVKFKWWGLQTKVESFIHKQEKRIFTNFHRQLFCWIDSWVELTMEDIRTMEAETQKELEELRKHGQVRGTSAANDE, encoded by the exons ATGGTCCTCATCAGGGAATA CCGTGTTGTCCTGCCCTGCactgtggaggag TACCAAGTGGGACAGCTGTTCTCCGTGGCCGAGGCCAGCAAGAACGAGACAGGCGGGGGGGAAGGCATTGAGGTGCTCAAGAACGAGCCCtacgagaaggagggggagaaaggacaGTACACGCACAAGATCTACCACCTCAAGAG TAAAGTCCCTGCGTTTGTGAGGATGATAGCTCCTGAGGGCTCCCTGGTCTTCCATGAAAAAGCCTGGAATGCATACCCTTACTGCCGAACCA TCGTCACG AATGAGTACATGAAAGATGACTTCTTCATCAAGATTGAGACGTGGCACAAACCAGATCTGGGGACACTGGAGAAC GTGCATAAGCTGGACCCGGCCACTTGGAAGAGTGTAGAGGTGGTGCCCATCGACATAGCAGATGGGGAACAAGTCTCCCCAGAa gactacAAGCAGGAGGAGGACCCAGCTCTGTTCAAGTCCTCCAAGACTGGGAGAGGACCCCTTGGTCCCAACTGGAAG AAGGAGCTGGCTGTGAAGACCGACTGCCCCAGGATGTGCGCCTACAAGCTGGTGACGGTCAAGTTCAAGTGGTGGGGTCTTCAGACGAAGGTGGAGAGCTTCATCCACAAG caAGAGAAACGCATCTTCACCAACTTCCACCGGCAGCTGTTCTGCTGGATCGACAGCTGGGTGGAGCTGACCATGGAGGACATCAGGACGATGGAGGCAGAGActcagaaggagctggaggag ctccGCAAACACGGCCAAGTCAGAGGAACCAGTGCTGCCAACGACGAATGA
- the LOC136932614 gene encoding phosphatidylinositol transfer protein beta isoform isoform X2, whose amino-acid sequence MVLIREYRVVLPCTVEEYQVGQLFSVAEASKNETGGGEGIEVLKNEPYEKEGEKGQYTHKIYHLKSKVPAFVRMIAPEGSLVFHEKAWNAYPYCRTIVTNEYMKDDFFIKIETWHKPDLGTLENVHKLDPATWKSVEVVPIDIADGEQVSPEDYKQEEDPALFKSSKTGRGPLGPNWKKELAVKTDCPRMCAYKLVTVKFKWWGLQTKVESFIHKQEKRIFTNFHRQLFCWIDSWVELTMEDIRTMEAETQKELEEMRQKGSVRGTTAADE is encoded by the exons ATGGTCCTCATCAGGGAATA CCGTGTTGTCCTGCCCTGCactgtggaggag TACCAAGTGGGACAGCTGTTCTCCGTGGCCGAGGCCAGCAAGAACGAGACAGGCGGGGGGGAAGGCATTGAGGTGCTCAAGAACGAGCCCtacgagaaggagggggagaaaggacaGTACACGCACAAGATCTACCACCTCAAGAG TAAAGTCCCTGCGTTTGTGAGGATGATAGCTCCTGAGGGCTCCCTGGTCTTCCATGAAAAAGCCTGGAATGCATACCCTTACTGCCGAACCA TCGTCACG AATGAGTACATGAAAGATGACTTCTTCATCAAGATTGAGACGTGGCACAAACCAGATCTGGGGACACTGGAGAAC GTGCATAAGCTGGACCCGGCCACTTGGAAGAGTGTAGAGGTGGTGCCCATCGACATAGCAGATGGGGAACAAGTCTCCCCAGAa gactacAAGCAGGAGGAGGACCCAGCTCTGTTCAAGTCCTCCAAGACTGGGAGAGGACCCCTTGGTCCCAACTGGAAG AAGGAGCTGGCTGTGAAGACCGACTGCCCCAGGATGTGCGCCTACAAGCTGGTGACGGTCAAGTTCAAGTGGTGGGGTCTTCAGACGAAGGTGGAGAGCTTCATCCACAAG caAGAGAAACGCATCTTCACCAACTTCCACCGGCAGCTGTTCTGCTGGATCGACAGCTGGGTGGAGCTGACCATGGAGGACATCAGGACGATGGAGGCAGAGActcagaaggagctggaggag ATGCGTCAGAAGGGCTCTGTGCGAGGCACCACGGCCGCAGACGAGTAG